The Manihot esculenta cultivar AM560-2 chromosome 1, M.esculenta_v8, whole genome shotgun sequence genome has a window encoding:
- the LOC110615471 gene encoding mediator of RNA polymerase II transcription subunit 12 isoform X4: MQRYHAPSCTGAVNNPIGVASVRDTGRADSSSLPAINSRRPPSLSAYKLKCDKEPLNSRLGPPDFHPQIPNCPEETLIREYVQSGYRETVEGLEEAREVSLTHVQAFSKPVVFKCREAIRKCLRAINESRAQKRKAGQVYGVPLSGSLLTKPGVYPEQRPCSEDFKKKWIEGLSQPHKRLQCLADHVPHGYRRKSLFEVLIRNNVPLPRATWFIKVTYLNQVRPSSAGISPGTPDKTQLSRTELWTKDVIEYLQMLLDEFFSRSNSQSASHSRDRSPQMLYAGSVQHRSDPEPVFIDGEEPSLYFRWWYVVRLLHWHHAEGLLLPSVIIDWVLSQLQKKDVLEILQLLLSIIYGVLDTIVLSQTYVRALVGIAIRYIREPSPGGSDLVDNSRRAYTMSALIELLRYLILAVPDTFVALDCFPFPPSVLSYGVNDGAFVSKVSEEARKTKDHSAGVVGMFRNKGLDAQYQSLSFDQVVSSIQKQADNLAKASCPGYLVHSVATAVQPLDKVLLQGDIREAYSFLFENFCDGAVDECWIEEVSPCLRSSLKWIGTVSLSFVCSVFFLCEWATCDYRDFRAAPPLDLKFTGKKDFSQVHIASWLLKLQMRDLQSKPRRKNERSIGINSLAEGLSHHNYVGRVRVGNGYENKGNSKNVTGKNGNSSDIFESPGPLHDIIVCWIDQHEVQKGEGLKRLQLLIVELIRSGIFCPHSYVRQLIISGIMDPREPLGDHNRRKRHSQILKQLPGLFVHDVLEEARIVEGSELLEVMHVYSNERRLLLRGFLCEQYQNSSKSNISMQKQKYHLTCLKDGGSAASFDQWKIIQSCSNTLTSKKVKSNADIEELKTSILLLFQIPNLSTTSDVELDESQGSVKRAAESNSSGVDSVEATPGSEDCRRAKRQKLNEKKSSCFQGHSPISDDEDTWWMGKGHKSLDLSKVDIPQKSSKQVSKGRQKVVRKSLAQLTAARIEGSQGASASHVCDNRVGCPDQKNGTEGETLKSVDGIRTLQGGDIASIAKALKQMRYLEKRSITVWLVTTVKQLVEETERNVAKANQFTRPFVSADNRSSIRWKLGEDQLSAVLYLMDVCNDLVSASKLLLWLLPKVISNASPTINSGRNVMLLQRNVENHACEVGEAFLLSCLRRYETILVATDLIPEVLTAAMQCVAVLLASGGRVSGSAILTYSRYLLKKYANMPSVFEWDKNFKATCDKRLLSELEPSRSLDGQFGFPLGVPAGVEDLDNFLRQKISGNRITRAGISMKDIVQRHIDDAFHYYFGKERKFFNAGTQKGPGYEKSDGGYQIAQHVIVGLLDCFRQTGGAAQEGDPSLVSSAVSAIVNNIGPTMAKMPDFIVPSNHSNSSSAMASLTIAKRILRIHISCLCLLKEALGERQSRVFEIALAAEAFSALATAFSPGKSSRSQFQLSPEDSNVKNDMSNNSVRSARVTKIAAAISALVVGAVIHGVASLERMVNVFRLKEGLDVIQFIRTIKSNPNGNTCPIPAFKVDDSIEVYVHWFRLLVGNCRTLFDGLIVELLGEPSVVALSRMQRMLPLNLVFPPAYSIFAFVIWRQIILSKDLANREDIIQLYRSLTMAIGDAIKHHPFRDVCLRDSRGFYDIVATDASDAEFAAMLSGLDLQSKSAAFVPLRGRLFLNAIIDCKMPVSMSTQDDSNRASGPGGSKGQHTENKTKLLDKIVNVLDTLQPAKFHWQWVELRLLLNEQALVEKLEAQDISLADAIRASSPGPEKAAASENENNFIVIILTRLLVRPDAAPLFSELVHVFGRSLEDSMLLQAKWFLGGQDVLLGRKTIRQRLISIAESKSLSTKAQFSKPWGWCRSDFDPLTNRGDKKFEVTSLEEGEVVEDGSDTKKSGKGSTQMLNSDGFSVSQQSKTERAFIELVLPCIDQGSDESRNAFASDLIKQLNNIEQQINTAARSASKQAGSVSSGLEGPASKSSNRKVIRGGSAGMNRRTAGAADSALPPPAALRASMSLRLQLLLRLLPIICTDGYA, translated from the exons atgcaaaggtatCATGCTCCCAGCTGCACTGGTGCAGTTAATAATCCAATTGGTGTGGCATCTGTCAGGGATACTGGCAGGGCTGATTCGTCCTCATTGCCAGCTATTAATTCAAG GCGGCCACCATCACTGTCTGCATACAAGTTGAAGTGTGATAAAGAGCCTTTGAATTCCCG ACTTGGCCCCCCTGACTTTCATCCCCAGATTCCAAATTGCCCTGAGGAAACTCTTATCAGAGAATATGTGCAGTCTGGATACAGGGAGACAGTTGAAGGACTTGAG GAAGCTAGAGAGGTCTCATTGACTCATGTTCAAGCCTTTAGTAAGCCTGTGGTCTTTAAATGCAGAGAg GCAATTAGAAAATGTCTGCGGGCCATTAATGAGTCTCGTGCACAGAAGCGGAAG GCTGGTCAAGTTTATGGTGTGCCCCTTTCTGGGTCATTATTAACTAAGCCAGGTGTCTATCCTGAGCAAAGGCCATGCAGTGAAGACTTCAAGAAAAAATGGATTGAG GGATTATCACAACCACATAAGCGGCTGCAATGTTTGGCCGACCATGTGCCTCACGGATACAGGaggaaatccctttttgaagtTCTTATCAGGAATAATGTTCCATTACCAAGAGCAACATGGTTTATCAAAGTAACTTACCTCAATCAG GTCCGCCCTAGTTCTGCCGGTATCTCACCTGGCACCCCTGATAAAACTCAGTTGTCACGGACAGAGCTTTGGACAAAAGATGTCATTGAGTACTTGCAGATGCTATTGGATGAATTCTTCTCGAGAAGTAATTCCCAGTCTGCTTCACACAGTAGAGATAGATCTCCTCAAATGTTATATGCTGGGTCAGTACAGCACAGGAGTGATCCAGAACCAGTATTTATTGATGGTGAGGAGCCTTCCCTATATTTTAGGTGGTGGTATGTAGTACGGCTCTTGCATTGGCACCACGCTGAAgggcttcttcttccttctgtaATTATTGACTGGGTTCTTAGTCAACTGCAG AAAAAGGATGTACTCGAGATTTTGCAGTTGCTGTTATCAATCATCTATGGTGTTCTAGATACCATTGTTTTATCTCAAACTTATGTACGTGCTCTTGTAGGAATAGCAATTCGTTACATTCGTGAACCTTCTCCAGGTGGATCAGATTTGGTAGATAATTCTCGAAGGGCTTATACAATGTCTGCTTTAATTGAGTTGCTTCGGTATTTGATTTTGGCTGTACCAGATACATTTGTTGCTTTGGATTGCTTCCCTTTTCCGCCAAGCGTATTGTCTTATGGAGTAAATGATGGGGCTTTTGTGTCAAAGGTGTCTGAGGAGGCAAGAAAGACCAAAGATCATTCAGCCGGAGTTGTTGGCATGTTCAGAAATAAAGGTCTTGATGCTCAATATCAGTCCTTATCCTTTGATCAGGTTGTTTCTTCCATCCAGAAACAGGCAGATAACCTTGCGAAGGCTTCTTGCCCTGGCTATCTGGTTCATAGTGTAGCCACAGCTGTACAACCGTTGGATAAAGTGCTTTTGCAGGGAGACATTAGAGAGGCTTATAGTTTTCTGTTTGAAAATTTTTGTGATGGAGCTGTTGATGAATGTTGGATTGAAGAAGTCAGTCCTTGCCTAAGATCATCACTGAAATGGATTGGAACTGTGAGCTTGTCATTTGTTTGTTCTGTATTTTTCCTATGTGAGTGGGCAACATGTGACTATAGGGATTTTCGGGCTGCTCCACCTCTTGATCTGAAGTTCACTGGCAAAAAGGATTTTTCTCAGGTTCATATTGCAAGTTGGCTTCTTAAGTTACAGATGAGAGATTTGCAAAGTAAGCCTCGACGGAAGAATGAGAGATCCATCGGAATCAACAGTCTTGCCGAAGGTCTCAGTCACCATAATTATGTTGGCAGGGTTCGCGTGGGAAATGGGTATGAAAATAAGGGAAACTCAAAAAATGTGACTGGAAAAAATGGTAATTCATCAGATATATTTGAGAGCCCAGGTCCGTTACATGATATTATAGTTTGTTGGATTGATCAACATGAAGTTCAAAAAGGAGAAGGCTTGAAGCGTCTTCAGCTGCTCATAGTGGAACTCATACGATCTGGGATTTTCTGCCCCCATTCATATGTAAGGCAGCTGATAATTAGTGGAATTATGGATCCAAGAGAGCCTCTAGGTGACCATAACCGACGGAAGAGACATTCTCAAATATTGAAACAACTTCCTGGACTCTTTGTCCATGATGTTCTGGAAGAGGCAAGGATTGTAGAAGGATCAGAACTTTTGGAAGTCATGCACGTTTACTCAAATGAACGCCGTCTCCTACTGCGTGGGTTCCTTTGTGAGCAATACCAAAATTCATCCAAATCGAATATATCAATGCAGAAGCAAAAGTATCACCTAACATGCTTAAAGGATGGTGGTTCTGCTGCTTCTTTTGATCAGTGGAAAATTATACAGTCCTGCTCAAATACTTTGACTTCTAAGAAAGTCAAGTCCAATGCTGACATTGAGGAACTGAAGACTTCCATTTTATTGCTGTTTCAGATTCCTAACTTGTCCACAACTTCAGATGTTGAACTGGATGAATCTCAAGGGAGTGTTAAGAGGGCTGCTGAGTCAAATTCCAGTGGAGTGGATTCAGTTGAAGCTACACCAGGGTCTGAGGATTGTAGGAGGGCAAAGAGACAAAAGTTAAATGAGAAGAAGAGCTCTTGTTTTCAGGGTCATTCTCCAATATCGGATGATGAAGATACATGGTGGATGGGGAAGGGGCACAAATCCTTAGACTTGTCCAAAGTTGATATACCACAGAAGTCATCCAAACAGGTCTCTAAGGGTAGGCAAAAGGTTGTGCGTAAAAGTCTAGCTCAATTAACAGCTGCTAGGATTGAGGGTAGCCAGGGAGCTTCTGCAAGTCATGTTTGTGATAATAGGGTTGGCTGTCCTGATCAGAAAAATGGAACGGAAGGAGAAACTCTCAAGTCAGTGGATGGAATCAGAACATTGCAGGGTGGAGATATTGCTTCAATTGCAAAAGCTTTAAAGCAAATGCGTTATCTAGAGAAGAGGTCTATTACTGTTTGGTTGGTAACTACTGTTAAACAGCTTGTTGAGGAGACTGAAAGGAATGTTGCCAAGGCCAACCAGTTCACTAGGCCTTTTGTTTCTGCTGATAATAGAAGCTCCATTCGATGGAAGCTTGGTGAGGATCAGCTTTCTGCTGTATTGTATTTGATGGATGTTTGTAATGATTTAGTTTCTGCATCCAAGTTACTGCTCTGGTTGTTGCCAAAGGTAATCAGCAATGCCAGTCCTACAATTAACAGTGGGAGGAATGTGATGCTGCTGCAAAGAAATGTGGAGAACCATGCATGTGAAGTGGGAGAGGCATTTTTGTTATCATGCCTCCGAAG GTACGAGACCATACTTGTTGCCACAGATCTGATTCCTGAAGTCTTGACAGCTGCAATGCAATGTGTTGCCGTATTACTGGCTTCTGGTGGCAGGGTTTCAGGTTCTGCAATCTTAACTTATTCTCGGTATTTGTTGAAGAAATATGCCAACATGCCAAGTGTCTTTGAATGGGACAAGAATTTTAAAGCAACTTGTGATAAGAGACTTCTTTCTGAACTTGAACCTAGTCGATCATTGGATGGACAGTTTGGATTTCCACTTGGAGTTCCTGCAGGAGTTGAAGATCTTGATAATTTTCTCCGTCAAAAGATAAGTGGCAATCGGATAACTAGAGCTGGTATCAGCATGAAAGATATAGTTCAAAGGCACATTGATGATGCTTTTCACTATTACTTTGGTAAAGAGAGAAAGTTCTTTAATGCTGGTACACAAAAAGGTCCTGGATATGAAAAATCTGATGGTGGTTACCAGATCGCTCAACATGTAATTGTGGGATTACTGGATTGCTTTAGGCAGACTGGTGGTGCTGCTCAAGAAGGGGACCCTTCTTTGGTCTCTTCTGCTGTATCTGCTATAGTCAATAATATTGGACCAACTATGGCAAAAATGCCTGATTTTATAGTGCCATCTAACCATTCAAATTCTTCATCCGCTATGGCTTCATTAACTATTGCTAAACGTATTTTGCGGATCCATATAAGCTGCCTTTGTCTGCTTAAGGAAGCCCTTGGAGAGCGCCAGAGCCGGGTTTTTGAGATAGCACTAGCAGCAGAAGCTTTTTCTGCTCTTGCTACAGCTTTTTCTCCAGGAAAGTCTTCTCGAAGTCAGTTTCAACTGTCTCCTGAAGATTCTAATGTGAAAAATGATATGTCAAACAATTCTGTGAGATCTGCAAGGGTAACAAAAATTGCTGCGGCAATCTCTGCTCTTGTTGTTGGGGCTGTCATTCATGGTGTTGCGAGCTTGGAGAGAATGGTAAATGTCTTTAGATTAAAGGAAGGATTAGATGTAATTCAGTTTATAAGGACTATAAAATCCAATCCAAATGGAAACACCTGTCCAATTCCAGCTTTCAAGGTGGACGACTCCATTGAAGTTTATGTGCATTGGTTTAGGCTGCTTGTTGGGAACTGCAGAACTTTATTTGATGGTTTAATTGTGGAACTCCTTGGTGAACCATCTGTAGTTGCTCTTTCAAGGATGCAGCGAATGCTCCCTCTTAATTTGGTGTTTCCACCTGCCTATTCTATATTTGCCTTTGTTATATGGAGACAAATTATTCTTAGCAAAGATCTTGCAAACCGTGAAGACATAATTCAACTGTATCGATCTTTGACAATGGCCATAGGTGATGCTATTAAGCACCATCCATTTCGGGATGTATGTTTGAGAGACAGTCGAGGTTTTTATGATATTGTAGCTACAGATGCCAGTGATGCTGAGTTTGCTGCCATGTTAAGTGGTTTGGACTTGCAGTCTAAATCTGCAGCATTTGTCCCCCTTCGTGGAAGGCTATTTTTAAATGCCATTATTGATTGTAAAATGCCAGTGTCTATGTCCACTCAGGATGATAGCAATCGAGCTTCTGGACCTGGTGGATCTAAAGGACAACATACAGAGAACAAAACAAAGCTTCTGGATAAGATTGTGAATGTATTGGACACTCTGCAGCCTGCAAAATTCCATTGGCAGTGGGTTGAACTCAGGTTGCTTTTGAATGAACAAGCCCTTGTTGAAAAGCTCGAGGCTCAAGATATATCTCTTGCAGATGCTATCCGTGCATCTTCACCTGGTCCTGAAAAAGCTGCTGCTTCTGAAAATGAGAACAATTTCATTGTGATCATACTCACAAGATTATTGGTCAGACCTGATGCTGCTCCCCTTTTCTCAGAGCTGGTTCATGTTTTTGGGAGGTCACTAGAAGATTCAATGTTATTGCAGGCTAAATGGTTCTTAGGAGGCCAAGATGTTCTTTTGGGACGAAAAACCATTAGACAACGTCTTATTAGTATTGCAGAGAGTAAAAGTCTTTCAACTAAAGCTCAGTTCTCGAAGCCGTGGGGTTGGTGTAGGTCGGATTTTGATCCTCTAACAAACAGAGGAGACAAGAAGTTTGAGGTCACCTCCCTTGAAGAAGGAGAGGTTGTTGAAGATGGCTCAGACACAAAAAAATCTGGAAAAGGGTCAACTCAAATGCTTAATTCTGATGGCTTCAGCGTGAGCCAGCAGTCCAAAACTGAAAGGGCTTTCATTGAACTGGTCCTTCCCTGCATAGATCAAGGTTCTGATGAGTCACGCAATGCATTTGCAAGTGATTTGATCAAGCAATTGAATAATATTGAGCAACAGATAAATACAGCCGCTCGCAGTGCAAGCAAGCAGGCAGGATCAGTTTCTTCTGGACTGGAAGGTCCTGCAAGTAAGAGTAGCAATCGCAAAGTTATAAGAGGTGGTAGTGCAGGAATGAATAGACGGACTGCAGGAGCTGCTGATTCTGCTTTGCCACCCCCTGCAGCCTTGAGAGCTTCCATGTCACTGCGGTTGCAGTTATTGCTGAGATTGCTTCCTATCATATGCACAGATGG GTATGCATAG